One Streptomyces hundungensis DNA segment encodes these proteins:
- a CDS encoding DUF3987 domain-containing protein — protein MSTFKEMQYGPLGKAVEAAMPHSEADPIGVYAATLSLWSAAVAGKVFQPSGRPTLFWSALVGRSRVGRKGFALGTARAILDPSIGGFLNTRMRKGISSGPSLVTTLFEVEQESLTSEDGRDGRVMIAEGEWASVLKRANRDATYHDQLINAWDGEAVVNTTKGKGGKREEQRIDVPLLGYHVHIQPGRWAPLVKPEFALGGAFNRIPHFLVSQSKSLPSNVKKPLDAVKETPALTKAYRWAREKVREMELSPEAAKMHDAYRLEFDDRCAALPENVSCFIERGDENLLRIACLLTAAERKTMIPVRAWKAAHAMIEYSMACTEKLINEAQSGTGRQMKSVEQIIRESLQRFGGEATRTLILRSLGTRGNADSLTAAIEKMPDVVMETRQGAAKGGPRPVYVRFTDAKREGEDERQEEPEERPKLAVVPAQRERPAPRKRAVGTGPKRPAAKKVPAKKAALVRQKEETPKNPMADLL, from the coding sequence ATGAGCACGTTCAAGGAGATGCAGTACGGCCCTCTGGGGAAGGCGGTCGAGGCGGCGATGCCGCACAGCGAAGCAGACCCGATCGGCGTGTACGCCGCAACGTTGTCGCTCTGGTCCGCTGCGGTCGCCGGAAAGGTTTTCCAACCCTCCGGTCGGCCCACCCTCTTTTGGTCGGCGCTGGTGGGCCGATCAAGGGTGGGGCGCAAGGGCTTCGCGCTGGGGACCGCGCGGGCGATCCTTGACCCGTCCATCGGTGGCTTTCTCAACACGCGGATGCGCAAGGGCATCAGCAGCGGCCCTTCCCTGGTGACGACCCTCTTCGAGGTCGAGCAGGAATCCTTGACCTCAGAGGACGGTCGGGATGGTCGCGTAATGATCGCAGAAGGCGAATGGGCCTCGGTGCTCAAGAGGGCCAACCGGGACGCCACGTACCACGACCAGCTCATTAACGCTTGGGACGGCGAAGCTGTCGTCAACACGACGAAGGGTAAGGGAGGGAAGAGGGAGGAGCAGCGGATCGACGTACCCCTCCTCGGCTACCACGTCCACATCCAACCGGGCCGGTGGGCACCCTTGGTCAAGCCTGAGTTCGCACTTGGTGGCGCCTTCAACCGCATCCCACACTTTCTGGTCAGCCAGAGCAAGTCTCTACCGTCGAACGTCAAGAAGCCCCTTGACGCGGTGAAGGAGACGCCGGCCCTGACTAAGGCGTACCGGTGGGCTCGGGAGAAGGTCAGGGAAATGGAGCTGTCGCCGGAGGCGGCGAAGATGCACGACGCCTACAGGCTGGAGTTCGATGACCGCTGCGCAGCACTGCCTGAAAACGTCTCGTGCTTCATCGAGCGGGGAGACGAGAACCTGCTTCGCATCGCGTGTCTGCTGACGGCCGCGGAACGGAAGACGATGATTCCTGTGCGGGCCTGGAAGGCCGCGCACGCAATGATCGAGTACTCGATGGCCTGCACTGAGAAGCTGATCAACGAGGCTCAGTCGGGTACGGGCCGACAGATGAAGTCTGTCGAGCAGATCATTCGGGAGTCGCTTCAGCGCTTCGGAGGCGAGGCAACTCGAACCCTCATCCTGCGGTCGCTTGGCACGCGCGGCAACGCCGATTCGCTGACGGCCGCCATCGAGAAGATGCCGGACGTGGTGATGGAGACCAGGCAGGGCGCGGCCAAGGGCGGTCCGCGGCCCGTGTACGTGCGCTTCACCGATGCCAAGAGGGAAGGCGAGGACGAGCGCCAGGAGGAGCCCGAGGAGCGGCCGAAGCTCGCAGTCGTCCCCGCCCAGAGGGAACGGCCGGCGCCACGGAAGAGGGCGGTCGGCACAGGGCCCAAGCGGCCGGCTGCCAAGAAGGTACCCGCCAAGAAGGCGGCGCTCGTGAGGCAGAAGGAAGAGACGCCTAAGAACCCAATGGCTGATCTGCTGTGA
- a CDS encoding antirestriction protein ArdA, with product MQQIYAACLAAYNNGILHGEWIDATQDPDSIGHEIRLMLERSPIPGAEEYAIHDYDGFGGLDLGEYESLDDLNAIALALDDFPAVVVAHFHGQVDAQDLLETCQGHYIGSVAEESGEVNAYAAYILAEEDHFWEELPQQYRGHMRAIARSEALDRLLNCEVTALYEGAGTWHFVSNY from the coding sequence ATGCAGCAGATATACGCGGCCTGCCTCGCCGCATACAACAACGGCATCTTGCACGGTGAGTGGATCGACGCCACCCAGGACCCGGACAGCATCGGCCATGAGATTCGGCTCATGTTGGAGCGGTCTCCGATACCGGGTGCGGAAGAGTACGCGATTCATGATTACGACGGCTTCGGGGGCCTGGACCTCGGAGAGTACGAGTCCCTGGATGACCTCAACGCCATTGCCCTTGCACTGGACGATTTCCCTGCCGTGGTGGTCGCGCACTTCCATGGACAGGTGGACGCGCAAGATCTCTTGGAGACGTGCCAGGGTCACTACATCGGGAGCGTGGCAGAAGAGAGCGGGGAAGTGAACGCCTATGCGGCCTACATCCTCGCGGAGGAAGACCACTTCTGGGAGGAGCTACCGCAGCAATACCGGGGCCACATGCGGGCCATCGCCCGTAGCGAGGCGCTTGACCGACTGCTCAATTGCGAGGTGACCGCCCTCTACGAGGGCGCCGGTACCTGGCACTTCGTGAGCAACTACTGA
- a CDS encoding LysM peptidoglycan-binding domain-containing protein, with the protein MSQVSNVLSIAKAEVGYQAERAPGERPSGHQKYSGQVPGLEWSNYQPWCATWVSWVAMKAGVASLYPRTASVWTAMQWFKQRSRWSEFPAVGAQVIYGTSGSTHTGICYAFDETWIYVYEGNTSLENNANGNKVMARQRRRRDAYVHGYGLPEFTEGIVTADPSKKGQAGYTYAAKASGPASDTDGSAGTTKYKIKKGQTLAGIAALLGVSLAGLLALNPQIKNPDVIHPDQEINVPQEQEKPKPPPEKPKPNPEPSKPPTETSSGIYVVKPGDTLGSIANRHGVSLAQLLAWNPKYQANPNLVVVGQVVSLRGSTAPTTSPRLTSLPATVKPSKPIAQRPANAKHGQHCECCGQLDGITKELRAIKAELKEIKDAVKSKPTSPPTPAPKPEHPAEPKVPAEPTSPAPVHPEQSKPTDIPVVPQQIIPTPAPEVHLVP; encoded by the coding sequence ATGAGTCAGGTTTCCAACGTCCTATCCATAGCCAAGGCAGAGGTCGGCTATCAGGCAGAGCGAGCACCAGGCGAGCGTCCCAGCGGTCACCAGAAGTACTCCGGGCAGGTCCCGGGCCTTGAGTGGTCGAACTACCAGCCGTGGTGCGCCACTTGGGTGAGCTGGGTCGCCATGAAGGCCGGCGTCGCTAGCCTCTACCCGCGCACCGCAAGCGTGTGGACCGCGATGCAGTGGTTCAAGCAGCGGTCGCGATGGAGCGAGTTCCCCGCTGTCGGTGCGCAGGTCATCTACGGCACGAGCGGCAGCACGCACACGGGAATCTGTTACGCCTTCGATGAGACGTGGATCTACGTCTACGAGGGGAACACCTCCCTGGAGAACAATGCCAACGGCAACAAGGTGATGGCTCGCCAGCGCCGACGCCGGGACGCCTACGTGCACGGCTACGGCCTGCCCGAGTTCACCGAGGGCATCGTTACCGCGGACCCGTCCAAGAAGGGCCAGGCGGGATACACCTACGCGGCGAAGGCTTCCGGACCGGCCAGCGACACGGACGGCTCGGCGGGCACGACCAAGTACAAGATCAAGAAGGGGCAGACGCTCGCGGGCATCGCCGCCCTCCTGGGCGTGAGCCTCGCTGGCCTCCTGGCGCTCAACCCGCAGATCAAGAACCCGGACGTGATCCACCCTGACCAGGAGATCAACGTCCCGCAGGAGCAGGAAAAGCCGAAGCCTCCGCCCGAGAAGCCGAAGCCCAACCCAGAGCCGTCGAAGCCGCCGACCGAGACCAGCTCTGGCATCTATGTGGTGAAGCCCGGCGACACCCTTGGGTCCATCGCGAACCGACACGGAGTCTCGCTCGCCCAGCTCCTCGCATGGAACCCGAAGTACCAGGCGAATCCCAACCTCGTCGTTGTGGGGCAGGTCGTCTCTCTGAGGGGGAGCACCGCCCCGACCACCTCTCCGCGGCTGACCTCTCTGCCGGCAACCGTCAAGCCGAGCAAGCCGATTGCTCAGCGGCCGGCCAACGCCAAGCACGGCCAGCACTGCGAGTGCTGCGGCCAGCTCGACGGGATCACGAAGGAGCTGCGGGCTATCAAGGCGGAACTCAAGGAGATCAAGGACGCGGTGAAGTCGAAGCCGACTTCTCCTCCGACCCCGGCTCCGAAGCCCGAGCATCCGGCCGAGCCGAAGGTTCCGGCTGAGCCGACATCCCCGGCGCCGGTGCACCCCGAGCAGTCCAAGCCGACCGACATCCCGGTTGTGCCGCAGCAGATCATTCCCACCCCGGCCCCGGAGGTCCACCTTGTTCCGTAA